A genomic window from Tachyglossus aculeatus isolate mTacAcu1 chromosome 9, mTacAcu1.pri, whole genome shotgun sequence includes:
- the GCG gene encoding pro-glucagon translates to MKSFYFVAGLFVMLAQGSWQRSLQDTEEKARSLTASQMEPLDDMNQKNQMKRHSQGTFTSDYSKLLDTIRAQQFVQWLMNSKRANTPINKRHDKFARHFDGVYTDYFSRYLEEKATNEFIDWLLKGQERRTSREVAAASEELWRRHADGTFSHELSGVLDQLATKDFLNWLLQSKDEERK, encoded by the exons ATGAAAAGCTTTTACTTCGTGGCTGGATTGTTCGTGATGCTAGCTCAAGGCAGCTGGCAACGTTCCCTTCAAGACACAGAAGAGAAAGCCAG ATCACTTACAGCTTCCCAGATGGAACCACTAGACGACATGAATCAGAAGAATCAAATGAAACGTCATTCACAGGGCACTTTCACCAGTGACTACAGCAAGCTTTTGGATACCATTCGAGCGCAACAGTTTGTGCAATGGTTGATGAATTCTAAAAGAGCCAA CACTCCAATTAACAAACGCCATGATAAATTTGCAAGACACTTTGATGGGGTTTACACCGATTATTTCAGCCGTTACTTGGAAGAAAAAGCAACCAATGAATTCATTGATTGGCTACTGAAAGGACAAGAAAGAAGAAC CTCAAGAGAGGTAGCGGCAGCGAGTGAAGAGCTTTGGCGAAGACATGCCGATGGCACATTCTCCCATGAGCTAAGTGGTGTTCTGGATCAGCTCGCTACCAAGGATTTTTTAAATTGGCTGCTTCAGTCCAA